GACATTCTTTATGGATATACTTCTGGCAACTAATATAACATTTTCAATGGTTGTAATTCTGGTAAGTATTTATACCAGTGAACCTTTAGAAGTATCAGTTTTTCCCTCATTATTACTATTTGCCACACTTTTTCGGCTGGCCCTTAATGTTTCAACTACTCGCCTGATTTTAGGTCAGGGATATGCTGGAGAAGTAATAAATAGTTTTGGTAATTTTGTTGTTGGTGGAAATTATGTCGTCGGATTTATTATATTTCTTATTTTAGTAATTATACAGTATATAGTTATTACTAAAGGTGCAGAAAGAGTTGCTGAAGTTGCTGCCCGTTTTACCTTAGATGCTATGCCTGGTAAGCAGATGAGTATTGATGCTGATTTAAACTCTGGGTTAATTAGTGAACAGGAAGCTAAAGAACAGAGAAAGAAAATAAGACAGGAAGCTGATTTTTATGGAGCTATGGATGGTGCAAGTAAGTTTGTAAAAGGTGATGCCATAGCCGGAATTATAATTACTATTATAAATATTATTGGTGGTCTAATTGTTGGTATGGTTCAGCAGGGAATGGGTTTTGCTGAGGCTGCTCAAACCTATACTCTTTTAACAGTTGGTGATGGTCTTGTCAGTCAGATACCTGCTCTTTTAATATCTTCTGCAACCGGTATGGTTGTAACCAGAGCTGCTGCTTCTGGTGATATGGGTACAGATATGGCTGATCAGCTAACAGGCCAGCCTAAGGCTTTAATGATTTCAGCAGGTGTTTTATCAGTTTTAGCTGTAGTACCTGGATTACCATTTTTTCCATTTTTGATTTTAGCTCTTATAATTGGTTCATTAGGATTTGTTCTTTATAGAGAAGAAGCTCAGGAAAAAGAAGAAGCTGAAAAGAAGGAAGAAGCTGAAGAAGAAATTAGTAGAGAGAAAACACCTGAAACTGAAGAACTGACAAATTTAATACAGGTAGATCAAATGGAAGTTGAAGTTGGGTATAATCTAATCTCTCTTGTTTTGCCTGAACAGGGTGGAGATTTTATGGATAGAGTTGCGATGATTAGAAGACAGACAGCAATGGAAATGGGAATAATCGTTCCTCCAGTTAGAATACTGGATAATTTACAGTTAGAACCAAATGTTTACCGAATAAAACTAAAAGGTGTAGAAATAGATAGATATGAAATATTACCTGATCATTATTTGGCAATGGATTCAGGAGTAACTACTGAAGAGATCGATGGAGTAAAAACTACTGAACCTGCTTTTGGAACTGATGCTATTTGGATTAGTGAAGACCAAAAAGAAAGAGCAGAGCTGGCCAATTATACAATTGTAGATCCACCTTCAGTTATGGCCACTCATTTAACAGAATTGATAAAAGACCATGCTCATGAACTTCTCGGTAGACAGGAAGTACAGGAACTTATAGATAATATTGAAGAAAATTATCCAGCAGTTGTTGATGAATTAGTTCCAGATTTAATGTCTTTAGGTGAAATTCAAAAAGTTTTACAAAATTTATTATGGGAAGGTGTTCCCATCAAAAATCTGGTTACTATTTTAGAAACTTTAGCTGATTATGCAGTAAAAACTAAGGATATACAAATTCTTACTGAATATGTAAGACAGGCTCTATCAAGGCAGATAACTACTTTATATAAAGAAGAAGATAATAAGTTATATGCTGTTACCCTTGATCCGCAACTGGAAGAAGAATTAAATCAATCATTAGAACAATCTGATCAGGGAAATTATCTTGCTTTAGATCCTCAGAGGGCTCAAAATATAATAGAAAAAATAGCTCAAACACTACAACCCTTATTACAGCAAGGACATGAACCTATACTTTTAACTGCTCCTCCGATTAGAAGACCGATTAAAGAAATGACATATAGATCTTTTGAGGAATTAGTTGTTTTATCCTATAATGAATTACAAAATGACCTTGATCTTCAAATTCTTGGGACGGTGAATTAAATGAAAGTAAAAAAATATGTTGGAGATACAATACAGGATACTATTTTTAAGGTAAAAGCTGACCTCGGTTCAGATGCTATTATTTTAAATACGCGCAAATACAAAAAGGGTGGCTTTCTTGGCTTGAAAATTTTTGGGGAAAAGAAAGTTGAGGTTTTGGCTGCTCTTGAAGATGATAATAGTGATGTTTCTAATGAAAAAACATTGGAAGAAATAGATAAACTAAAAAATATGTTAAATAATATGGAAAGAGAAAGAAAAAAAGAAGGAACTTATGAAGAAAATCTTTCTCCTGAAATAGCTGATATTTATAATAATTTGTTAGAACAGGGGGTAAAAGAAAACATAGCCCAGGAATTAATAGAAGATTTAAAAGATGATAATGAAGAAATTAATATTGATCAGTTAAAAAATAATATTAAATCTGCAATTGGTAATCCTGCACCTATAAACAGAGGGCAGTCTTTGAAGATAATTGCTTTTATCGGGCCGACTGGGGTTGGAAAAACAACTACTATTGCTAAATTAGCTGCTAAATTTGCTTTACAGGAAGAATTAGAAGTAGGAATGGTAACTGCTGATACTTATAGAATAGCAGCAGTCCAGCAGTTAGAAACTTATAGTGATATTATGAATATTCCTCTTGAAGTTGTTTATAGTGAAAAAGAATTAAAAGAGGTTATTAATGGAAAATTTGAAGATTTTGATCTTATATTTCTTGATACTGCTGGAAGTAGCTGGACTGATAAAATGCAGTTAGGAAGATTGAAAAATTTTACTGATAAAGATTTAGTAACTGAAACTCATCTTTTAATTAGTCTTAACACTAAAACAGAGGATATTAATAAAATTCTTGATAATTTTTCAACATTAGAACCAGATAAAATAATATTAACCAAAGTTGATGAAGCTTCTAAATATGGTGATATTATAAATTTAAGAAATAAATATAATTTACCTTATTCATATATTACTTATGGCCAGGATGTACCTGATGATATAGTGGAGGCAGATACTAATAAATTATTTGAATATTTGTTAGGTGATAATTATGAATGATCAGGCATCTTCTCTTAGAAAAATGATGAAAAATAGTTCCAATAAAAGCAAAGAAAATAATATTCAAGAAAATGTAAAAAATATTGATTCTAAAACTAGAGTAATTGCTGTAGCCAGTGGTAAAGGTGGAGTTGGGAAAACCAATTTAAGTGTAAATTTGGCTTATGCTCTTTCAGATATGGATAAAAATGTTCTGGTTATGGATGCAGATATCGGGATGGCTAATGTTGACATTGTAATGGGATTAACCTCTACTTATAGTTTAAAACATGTTATGGAAGGTAAATGTAAAATTGAAGATGCGATAGTAAAAACACCTTCAGGAATTAATGTTTTGACAGGTATTTCTGGAGAAGAAGATTTTATAGATGTAAGTTCTGATGAAGTTCAGCGTTTACTGGCTGCTTCTTCACATTTGCAGGAAAATTATGATATAATTATCATTGATATAGGGGCAGGAGCTCATCCTGATGTCTTAAATTTTATAATGGCTGCTGATGAAACTTTAATTGTTCTTACTCCTGAACCTACTGCTATTATGGATGCTTATAGTTTATTAAAGATATTGTCCAATCATAATTATAGAAGTGATTTAGGATTAGTTGTGAATATGGTTGAAAATAATACTGAAGGGAAAGAAGTAATAGAAAGAATGAAAGGTGTAATTAAAGAATATTTAGATATTAAACTTGAGTTAACTTCTAATATTCCCTATGATAAAAAGGTAGTTAAATCTGTAAAAAAACAACAATCTATTTTCGAATTATATCCAAACTCTTCAGTAGTAAAATCTTATAAAAA
The sequence above is drawn from the Halanaerobiales bacterium genome and encodes:
- the flhA gene encoding flagellar biosynthesis protein FlhA produces the protein TFFMDILLATNITFSMVVILVSIYTSEPLEVSVFPSLLLFATLFRLALNVSTTRLILGQGYAGEVINSFGNFVVGGNYVVGFIIFLILVIIQYIVITKGAERVAEVAARFTLDAMPGKQMSIDADLNSGLISEQEAKEQRKKIRQEADFYGAMDGASKFVKGDAIAGIIITIINIIGGLIVGMVQQGMGFAEAAQTYTLLTVGDGLVSQIPALLISSATGMVVTRAAASGDMGTDMADQLTGQPKALMISAGVLSVLAVVPGLPFFPFLILALIIGSLGFVLYREEAQEKEEAEKKEEAEEEISREKTPETEELTNLIQVDQMEVEVGYNLISLVLPEQGGDFMDRVAMIRRQTAMEMGIIVPPVRILDNLQLEPNVYRIKLKGVEIDRYEILPDHYLAMDSGVTTEEIDGVKTTEPAFGTDAIWISEDQKERAELANYTIVDPPSVMATHLTELIKDHAHELLGRQEVQELIDNIEENYPAVVDELVPDLMSLGEIQKVLQNLLWEGVPIKNLVTILETLADYAVKTKDIQILTEYVRQALSRQITTLYKEEDNKLYAVTLDPQLEEELNQSLEQSDQGNYLALDPQRAQNIIEKIAQTLQPLLQQGHEPILLTAPPIRRPIKEMTYRSFEELVVLSYNELQNDLDLQILGTVN
- the flhF gene encoding flagellar biosynthesis protein FlhF, translating into MKVKKYVGDTIQDTIFKVKADLGSDAIILNTRKYKKGGFLGLKIFGEKKVEVLAALEDDNSDVSNEKTLEEIDKLKNMLNNMERERKKEGTYEENLSPEIADIYNNLLEQGVKENIAQELIEDLKDDNEEINIDQLKNNIKSAIGNPAPINRGQSLKIIAFIGPTGVGKTTTIAKLAAKFALQEELEVGMVTADTYRIAAVQQLETYSDIMNIPLEVVYSEKELKEVINGKFEDFDLIFLDTAGSSWTDKMQLGRLKNFTDKDLVTETHLLISLNTKTEDINKILDNFSTLEPDKIILTKVDEASKYGDIINLRNKYNLPYSYITYGQDVPDDIVEADTNKLFEYLLGDNYE
- a CDS encoding MinD/ParA family protein: MNDQASSLRKMMKNSSNKSKENNIQENVKNIDSKTRVIAVASGKGGVGKTNLSVNLAYALSDMDKNVLVMDADIGMANVDIVMGLTSTYSLKHVMEGKCKIEDAIVKTPSGINVLTGISGEEDFIDVSSDEVQRLLAASSHLQENYDIIIIDIGAGAHPDVLNFIMAADETLIVLTPEPTAIMDAYSLLKILSNHNYRSDLGLVVNMVENNTEGKEVIERMKGVIKEYLDIKLELTSNIPYDKKVVKSVKKQQSIFELYPNSSVVKSYKNTAARLIDKEETSSQNMKSFFSKIVGMFKKG